In the Quercus lobata isolate SW786 chromosome 5, ValleyOak3.0 Primary Assembly, whole genome shotgun sequence genome, one interval contains:
- the LOC115990689 gene encoding uncharacterized protein LOC115990689, which produces MSCLVWNCRELGNLHIGKELGELIWAKYPSVVFIVETWAEEARLKEVQRNIDFGNMKHKGKDDFMAIKLDMSKAYNRVEWSYLEAMMRRMRFMERWIKLMMIRNLPFPLIMINSHQRSLETHSQFANLHRSIPSFSFNSGVSFSGNNDRGYECGRGWNNQYRECSNHNSSKRNNTPYHQKNKNGKGLQNKPSKGHENKCYRCGVEGHWSCTYLTLKHLVDLYQASIKEKGKGIETNFVDYNNFEDPMNYLDLPNGVDTTHLDVSDFFKDDGKFDNLIGDGNVHTN; this is translated from the exons ATGAGTTGCCTTGTTTGGAATTGTCGTGAGCTTGGGAACTTGCATATAGGGAAAGAGCTTGGAGAATTAATCTGGGCAAAATATCCCTCCGTCGTTTTCATTGTTGAAACATGGGCAGAAGAAGCAAGGCTTAAAGAAGTACAGAGGAATATTGATTTTGGAAATATG AAACATAAGGGTAAAGATGATTTTATGGCAATTAAACTTGATATGAGCAAAGCTTATAATAGGGTGGAGTGGTCCTATCTTGAAGCAATGATGAGGAGAATGAGATTTATGGAGAGATGGATTAAACTCATGATG ATTCGAAACCTTCCATTCCCTCTCATCATGATCAATTCCCATCAACGATCACTGGAAACCCACTCCCAATTTGCCAATCTCCACCGTTCAATTCCTAGTTTCAGTTTTAACTCCGGTGTGTCTTTCTCAG GAAATAATGATCGTGGGTATGAATGTGGACGTGGTTGGAACAACCAATATAGAGAGTGTAGTAATCATAATTCTTCAAAAAGGAATAACACACCTTACCATCAGAAGAATAAAAATGGCAAGGGTTTACAGAATAAACCATCAAAGGGCCATGAAAATAAGTGTTATAGGTGTGGTGTGGAAGGTCATTGGTCATGTACCTATCTTACTCTTAAACATTTGGTAGATCTGTACCAAGCCTCcataaaagaaaagggaaaaggaattGAAACAAACTTTGttgattataataattttgaagATCCTATGAATTATCTTGATCTTCCAAATGGAGTTGATACGACTCATCTTGACGTCTCTGATTTCTTTAAGGATGATGGAAAATTTGATAACTTGATTGGTGATGGAAATGTCCATACCAATTAA